GACTTTGCCTTGCAGTTAACTTATAGACATGGAGGTATAACAATGGCAGATGAAAAACTACTGAAACAAGAGATTATGGACAAGGTTAAAGAAATATACAAGTTAAGAAAAGCTAAAGAGACCTTTGTAAAGGGTAAAACTAGAATCGGTTATTCCGGACGCTGCTTTGATGAGAAGGAAATGCTGGCTGCGGTTGATGCTGTGCTGGATTTTTGGCTTACTCTTGGCCCTAAGGGCATAGAATTTTGCGAAAGCTTTAAAAACTATCTGGGAAACAAGCATTGCCTTGTAACTAATTCAGGTTCTTCCTCAAATTTATTAGCAATATCAGCCCTGTGTTCTGACAGCATAGCTAACCCAATAAGGCCTTGGGATGAAGTAATAACTACAGCAGTAACCTTTCCAACTACCTTGAACCCTATTATTCAGAACAAGCTTACACCAGTATTTGTAGATATAGAAGAGGATACGTACAATATTGATGCCTCTCTTATTGAAGCTGCTGTTTCAAGTAAAACTAGAGCTATTGTATTTGCTCATACTCTTGGCAATCCTGCAGAAATGGATAAGATAATGGCTATTGCTAAAAAGTACAAGCTTTATGTAGTTGAGGATACCTGCGATGCCCTTGACTCTATTTATGAGGGTAAATACTGTGGGAGCTTTGGAGATTTTTCAACCTTTAGCTTTTATGCAGCACATCATATTACCATGGGTGAAGGCGGCGCATTGTGCACAAATTCGTCTGAACTTTATAGAGCTGCATTGTCTTATAGAGACTGGGGACGAGCCTGCTACTGCCAAACTGGAGAAAAGAATCCTAATGGCGCCTGCGGACACAGATTTGACTTTAAATTTAAAGGCTTGCCTGAGGGCTATGACCACAAATATGTCTACAGCAATATAGGCTATAATTTAAAGCCCTTGGATATTCAGTGTGCAATAGGCTTAGAACAGCTTAAAAAGCTGCCTGATTTTACTAAAGCAAGGAAGAAAAATTTCAATTTATTGTATGATTTTATGAAAAAGTATGAGGATAAATTTATTCTACCAAGATCCCTTCCTAAAGCTGATGCCTCTTGGTTTGCTTTTCCATTAACCATTAGAGAGGATGCAGGGTTTACAAAAAAGGCTCTGGTTACTTTCTTAGAATCCAAAAACATTGAAACAAGAATGCTGTTTGCAGGCAATATTTTGAATCAGCCGGGCTATAAAAATATTAATCACAGGATTTCTGGGCAGCTTACTAACTCTGATCAGGTGCTTCATAAAACCTTTTTCCTTGGCGTGTATCCCGGAATTACCCAGGAAAAGTTAGAATATATAACTGACTGCATTG
The genomic region above belongs to Clostridium swellfunianum and contains:
- the rfbH gene encoding lipopolysaccharide biosynthesis protein RfbH; protein product: MADEKLLKQEIMDKVKEIYKLRKAKETFVKGKTRIGYSGRCFDEKEMLAAVDAVLDFWLTLGPKGIEFCESFKNYLGNKHCLVTNSGSSSNLLAISALCSDSIANPIRPWDEVITTAVTFPTTLNPIIQNKLTPVFVDIEEDTYNIDASLIEAAVSSKTRAIVFAHTLGNPAEMDKIMAIAKKYKLYVVEDTCDALDSIYEGKYCGSFGDFSTFSFYAAHHITMGEGGALCTNSSELYRAALSYRDWGRACYCQTGEKNPNGACGHRFDFKFKGLPEGYDHKYVYSNIGYNLKPLDIQCAIGLEQLKKLPDFTKARKKNFNLLYDFMKKYEDKFILPRSLPKADASWFAFPLTIREDAGFTKKALVTFLESKNIETRMLFAGNILNQPGYKNINHRISGQLTNSDQVLHKTFFLGVYPGITQEKLEYITDCIDEFFK